A region from the Lentisphaera profundi genome encodes:
- a CDS encoding NRAMP family divalent metal transporter yields MFTKFNQILKNLGPGLMYAGAAVGVSHLVSATKAGAVYGFLLLIFIPLIHIIKYPFYKFGPQYTAITGKNILHGYRALGKWALFTYMGMTIITMCLIQSAVTIVTASLALKIFGSSIPTNYAAIIVLLIAASVLFFGKYSLLDKLMKIVILTLTVTTIFALLAILFKGTNDAQEVAAPVFQFGNLSDALFLAAFLGWMPAPMDITVWHSVWAEEADRSSGKKANVKQAMFDFKIGFIGTACLAMCFLALGALVMYGSGETPSPKGTVFAGQLIELYTDSLGSWAYPVIGVAALATMISTTLTCLDAYPRTLDESVLILKNEKEGSERKVDSKNIYRLFLSITVAGTIIIFLFFMKNMGQLVTLATVVAFVSAPILALINYLVINGKTIDAENKPSKLMKTWSILSIICLFTFSIWYVWIRFVK; encoded by the coding sequence ATGTTCACAAAATTCAATCAAATCCTTAAAAACCTCGGGCCAGGACTCATGTATGCTGGTGCAGCCGTTGGGGTATCTCATTTAGTCTCGGCCACTAAAGCTGGAGCCGTTTACGGTTTTCTACTATTAATTTTCATCCCTCTTATACATATTATAAAATATCCCTTTTATAAATTTGGTCCCCAATACACAGCTATCACAGGCAAAAATATTCTTCATGGTTACCGTGCCCTCGGAAAATGGGCCCTCTTCACCTATATGGGCATGACTATTATCACTATGTGCTTGATCCAATCAGCCGTAACCATTGTAACCGCCTCGCTAGCACTCAAAATCTTTGGTTCTAGCATACCGACCAATTACGCAGCTATCATTGTCCTACTTATTGCCGCAAGTGTTTTATTTTTTGGTAAATACAGCCTTTTAGACAAGCTGATGAAAATCGTCATTTTGACTTTGACTGTAACCACTATTTTTGCACTTCTCGCTATTTTATTCAAAGGAACTAATGACGCACAGGAAGTTGCTGCTCCTGTATTCCAGTTTGGCAATCTCAGTGATGCCCTATTCTTGGCCGCTTTCTTAGGATGGATGCCCGCACCTATGGATATCACCGTATGGCACTCTGTCTGGGCCGAAGAAGCCGATAGAAGCTCAGGCAAAAAAGCTAATGTAAAACAAGCTATGTTTGATTTCAAAATCGGCTTTATTGGCACGGCTTGTTTAGCCATGTGCTTTTTGGCTCTAGGAGCCCTAGTCATGTATGGCAGCGGTGAAACACCTTCACCCAAAGGCACCGTCTTTGCAGGTCAACTTATCGAGCTATACACTGATTCACTTGGCAGCTGGGCTTATCCCGTCATTGGTGTTGCGGCTTTAGCCACAATGATTAGTACGACTTTAACTTGCCTAGACGCTTATCCCCGTACTCTAGATGAATCAGTCTTAATCTTAAAAAATGAAAAAGAAGGCTCGGAAAGAAAAGTTGACTCTAAAAATATTTATCGCCTCTTTTTGTCAATTACAGTCGCCGGAACCATTATTATCTTTCTCTTTTTTATGAAAAACATGGGGCAACTCGTCACCTTAGCGACCGTGGTAGCATTTGTTTCTGCGCCTATTTTAGCTTTGATTAACTACCTAGTTATCAATGGTAAAACTATTGACGCTGAAAATAAACCCTCAAAACTCATGAAGACCTGGAGCATATTAAGCATTATCTGCCTATTTACTTTTAGTATTTGGTATGTATGGATACGTTTTGTAAAATAA
- a CDS encoding arginase family protein: MEKSLDIIKQLLRSPGDNDPHMLKSWMPNLQTSWNEHLNDIINHDICMFGFPSDAGSSTTRGASEAPDAIRKALFSAPAFDLGNLNVIPQFLSDELLNDQQITLSQAALYPEMEPDSRKQMPVSPIEMCCELIRHILLIKPSMKFLMIGGDQSGSWAMAKSLVQIKTNEKIGLIHFDAHSDTDKHFCGIDITNSTWLYNLMNHFISPEHVIQIGVRDNKNLNYGQKTLTGRETLQSAPKAYALDCCKKLLALGINQVYLSNDISASDSSLAPACGHTIPNGLYPHHINTLIEELPKQGISIIASDLMEVAPRIGTGPGSMSTCRNAAQYIRKQVEAMKAL; the protein is encoded by the coding sequence ATGGAAAAGTCTTTAGATATCATTAAACAATTGCTTCGTTCTCCAGGTGACAACGATCCACATATGCTCAAGTCATGGATGCCAAACCTTCAGACGTCCTGGAATGAACACTTAAACGACATCATCAATCACGACATATGTATGTTTGGCTTCCCGTCAGATGCGGGGTCTTCCACGACTCGTGGTGCATCAGAAGCGCCTGATGCCATAAGAAAAGCGCTCTTTTCTGCTCCTGCTTTTGATCTAGGTAACCTCAATGTCATACCTCAATTTTTATCTGATGAGCTTTTAAATGATCAACAGATTACCCTCTCTCAAGCAGCCTTATACCCCGAAATGGAACCCGATTCACGTAAACAAATGCCCGTCTCACCAATTGAAATGTGCTGCGAATTAATCCGCCACATTTTACTCATCAAACCAAGCATGAAATTTCTCATGATTGGCGGGGACCAAAGTGGTTCATGGGCAATGGCAAAAAGTTTAGTTCAAATTAAAACTAATGAAAAAATCGGCCTCATACATTTTGATGCTCATAGTGATACGGATAAACATTTTTGTGGTATCGATATCACCAATAGTACCTGGCTCTACAATTTAATGAATCATTTCATTAGCCCAGAGCATGTAATCCAAATAGGTGTACGCGATAATAAAAATTTAAACTATGGCCAAAAAACCTTGACCGGTCGCGAGACATTACAAAGTGCCCCTAAAGCCTACGCATTGGACTGCTGTAAAAAACTCTTAGCGCTAGGAATTAATCAGGTGTACCTCTCAAATGATATATCAGCTAGTGATAGCTCTTTAGCACCTGCCTGTGGTCACACAATCCCAAATGGTCTCTATCCCCATCATATCAATACTTTAATTGAAGAACTGCCGAAGCAAGGTATTTCAATCATTGCTTCCGACCTTATGGAAGTTGCGCCTCGCATCGGCACTGGCCCTGGCAGTATGTCTACCTGTAGAAATGCCGCGCAATACATACGCAAACAAGTCGAAGCCATGAAAGCGCTGTAA
- a CDS encoding phosphoadenosine phosphosulfate reductase family protein, with protein MNIDIEKLNAEMRHAHPSEIIKKAIEIGGDRPMVSTNFRPLEAVVLDMATKVKNDISIVWVDSGFMMPQTYAFAEKTIQELKLNINVFVPKMTAARFGGDAAIPSAEQEEELAAFADIFKLEPFRRALTEVNPSLWFTSLRQEQNQNRAAMDIFDMDSSGMLKCNPVFYWSESDMETYIEEQALPDEQRYFDPTKPSLNHECGLHKSGFLK; from the coding sequence ATGAATATAGATATAGAGAAGTTGAATGCAGAGATGCGTCATGCCCATCCTTCAGAAATCATAAAAAAAGCAATTGAGATTGGCGGTGACCGTCCCATGGTTTCGACTAATTTCCGTCCTTTGGAAGCAGTCGTATTGGATATGGCAACAAAAGTGAAAAATGATATATCTATTGTATGGGTTGACTCAGGCTTTATGATGCCTCAGACCTACGCATTTGCAGAGAAAACAATTCAAGAACTAAAACTCAATATCAATGTTTTTGTTCCAAAAATGACTGCGGCTCGCTTTGGTGGAGATGCAGCGATTCCAAGTGCAGAGCAAGAAGAAGAACTTGCGGCGTTCGCAGATATCTTCAAATTAGAGCCTTTTCGTAGGGCCTTAACAGAAGTGAACCCTAGCTTATGGTTTACAAGTTTGCGTCAGGAGCAGAATCAGAATCGCGCGGCTATGGATATTTTTGATATGGACTCAAGTGGCATGTTAAAGTGTAATCCAGTATTCTACTGGAGTGAATCCGATATGGAAACATATATAGAAGAACAGGCTTTGCCCGATGAGCAGCGTTACTTTGACCCCACTAAGCCTTCACTCAATCATGAGTGTGGACTTCACAAAAGCGGTTTTTTAAAGTAG
- the folP gene encoding dihydropteroate synthase, with product MKRKTFTWHCRNKKLLLGERTLIMGILNSTPDSFSDGGQFYSLEKALEHSLKMAEDGADIIDIGGESTRPGSERVNLNEELKRTIPLIQALRAKNTVAISIDTTKAEVAKQALLAGANIINDVSGFQLDPEMANVAKALDAGCAVMHMRGTPDNMQNLCKYKDLIDDVKDELNQSMTQLLDLGLNKNQLVLDPGIGFSKTAEQNIEIMKRLSDFHSLGYPMLLGTSRKSFIGHILDETDAQERVWGTAASLCVGIQHGAHIMRVHDVKQMAQVCKVYDFCS from the coding sequence ATGAAAAGAAAAACATTTACATGGCACTGCCGAAATAAAAAACTCCTCCTTGGCGAGAGAACTTTAATCATGGGGATTCTAAATTCAACTCCTGATTCTTTCTCTGATGGCGGCCAATTCTACTCTTTAGAAAAAGCCTTAGAGCACTCATTAAAGATGGCAGAAGATGGCGCCGATATCATTGATATTGGTGGCGAATCAACTCGACCCGGATCAGAACGAGTAAACCTGAATGAAGAATTAAAACGTACAATCCCATTGATTCAGGCCTTAAGAGCAAAGAATACGGTGGCCATCAGTATTGATACAACAAAAGCTGAAGTGGCTAAACAAGCTTTATTGGCGGGCGCTAATATCATCAATGATGTCAGTGGATTTCAATTAGATCCTGAAATGGCTAATGTAGCCAAAGCATTGGATGCTGGCTGTGCCGTGATGCACATGCGAGGTACTCCTGATAATATGCAAAATTTGTGTAAATACAAAGATTTGATTGATGACGTAAAAGACGAATTAAATCAAAGTATGACTCAACTCTTAGATTTAGGACTCAATAAAAATCAGCTGGTTTTAGATCCTGGCATTGGCTTTAGCAAGACCGCTGAACAAAATATTGAAATCATGAAAAGACTCTCTGATTTTCATTCACTAGGCTACCCTATGCTCTTGGGCACTTCGAGAAAATCTTTTATTGGCCACATCCTTGATGAAACAGATGCCCAAGAAAGAGTCTGGGGAACCGCTGCTAGTCTTTGCGTAGGAATACAGCATGGTGCGCACATAATGCGTGTTCATGATGTGAAGCAAATGGCGCAAGTATGCAAGGTCTACGACTTCTGTAGTTGA
- a CDS encoding glucose-6-phosphate isomerase, giving the protein MKNSKSYSLLEELAANPYDLTQAKALEGRFASMKASVMGIDYVYACQRVNDDVVDALQKLADETAAVSQFSRMMGGEKMNKIDGFECEDRQVLHTAMRDVFDDLPEGFLSDTEAVAGAKTEIAKLKVFCDEIENGAITNAKGEKFKEMILVGIGGSDLGPRAVYLALKAFAVEGRKVHFISNVDPDDAAAVLKDADLERSLVCVISKSGSTLETLTNETLVASNFEAAGLNTKDHFVCVTGKDSPMDNPAKYLRSFYMFDYVGGRYSVTSMVGAVMLSFGIGFDNFMGFLRGARKIDLNSQERDVRKNVSLLMALIGIWNRNLLDHETLAVLPYSQALSRFAAHLQQCDMESNGKRINRQGEAVDFATGPIVWGEPGTNGQHAFYQLIHQSETVVPCDFIGFAKSQYQKDLDVKGTSSQQKLLANLIAQSIGLATGKTSENPNQVFPGNRPNSMLFAEQLTPEVMGALLALYENKIAFQGFIWNINSFDQEGVQLGKVLANEIIDIFTGKDVEAINAKEYLKTLGL; this is encoded by the coding sequence ATGAAAAATAGTAAATCTTACTCATTGTTAGAAGAATTGGCCGCGAATCCCTATGACTTAACTCAAGCAAAAGCACTAGAAGGACGTTTTGCGTCTATGAAAGCGAGTGTTATGGGAATCGATTATGTCTATGCCTGCCAAAGAGTGAATGATGACGTCGTCGATGCACTTCAAAAATTAGCAGATGAAACAGCTGCAGTTTCACAATTTTCGCGTATGATGGGTGGCGAAAAGATGAATAAGATTGATGGTTTTGAATGCGAAGATCGTCAAGTACTCCATACGGCAATGCGCGACGTCTTTGATGACTTGCCAGAAGGCTTTCTTTCCGATACTGAAGCGGTAGCAGGTGCAAAGACTGAGATTGCCAAGTTAAAAGTTTTTTGTGATGAAATCGAAAATGGTGCAATCACCAATGCCAAGGGTGAAAAATTCAAAGAAATGATCCTCGTTGGTATCGGTGGATCTGACCTCGGACCTCGTGCCGTTTATTTGGCTTTAAAAGCTTTTGCAGTAGAAGGACGTAAAGTTCACTTTATCTCTAATGTTGATCCCGATGATGCCGCTGCGGTTCTAAAAGATGCCGATCTTGAGCGCAGCCTTGTCTGTGTCATTTCTAAGTCTGGTTCAACTTTAGAGACTTTAACCAATGAAACACTCGTGGCTTCCAACTTTGAAGCGGCAGGCTTAAATACTAAAGATCACTTTGTTTGTGTGACGGGCAAAGACAGTCCCATGGATAATCCTGCTAAGTATCTTCGTTCATTCTATATGTTTGACTATGTTGGCGGACGTTACAGTGTGACTTCCATGGTCGGTGCCGTAATGCTTTCTTTTGGTATTGGTTTTGATAACTTCATGGGCTTTCTTCGCGGAGCTCGCAAAATCGACCTCAATTCACAGGAGCGCGACGTTCGCAAAAATGTTTCTTTGTTGATGGCTCTTATTGGAATTTGGAATAGAAACCTACTCGATCACGAAACTTTAGCAGTATTACCTTATTCGCAGGCTTTAAGTCGTTTTGCGGCTCATTTACAGCAATGTGACATGGAGAGTAATGGTAAGCGCATTAACCGTCAGGGTGAAGCGGTTGATTTTGCCACGGGTCCGATTGTTTGGGGTGAGCCAGGAACAAATGGTCAGCATGCTTTCTATCAACTTATTCACCAAAGTGAAACTGTGGTACCTTGTGATTTTATTGGTTTTGCTAAATCGCAATATCAAAAAGACCTAGATGTCAAAGGTACAAGCTCACAGCAGAAACTATTAGCTAACCTAATTGCACAATCTATTGGCTTAGCCACGGGTAAGACTTCTGAAAACCCAAATCAAGTCTTCCCAGGTAATCGTCCAAATTCAATGCTTTTTGCTGAACAGCTTACGCCTGAAGTTATGGGGGCATTACTCGCGCTTTACGAAAATAAAATTGCCTTCCAGGGCTTTATTTGGAATATCAATTCCTTTGATCAAGAGGGTGTTCAATTGGGTAAAGTCTTAGCTAATGAGATCATCGATATCTTTACTGGAAAAGATGTCGAAGCGATTAATGCTAAAGAGTATTTGAAAACTTTAGGACTCTAA